From Cervus elaphus chromosome 25, mCerEla1.1, whole genome shotgun sequence, one genomic window encodes:
- the LOC122683685 gene encoding ATP synthase subunit g, mitochondrial-like, which yields MAQFVRNLAEKALALVNAAVTYSKPRLATFWYYAKVELVPPTPAEIPTAIQSLKKIINSAKTGSFKQLTVKEALLNGLVATEVWMWFYVGEIIGKRGTIGYDV from the coding sequence ATGGCCCAGTTTGTCCGTAACCTCGCGGAGAAGGCCCTGGCGCTGGTCAATGCTGCTGTGACTTACTCGAAGCCTCGATTGGCCACGTTTTGGTACTATGCCAAGGTTGAACTGGTTCCTCCAACCCCTGCTGAGATCCCTACAGCAATTCAGAGcttgaaaaaaattatcaacagTGCTAAAACCGGTAGCTTCAAACAGCTCACTGTTAAGGAAGCTCTACTGAATGGTTTGGTGGCCACTGAGGTGTGGATGTGGTTTTATGTTGGCGAGATCATAGGCAAGCGTGGCACCATTGGCTATGATGTTTGA